Genomic window (Campylobacter sp. RM16704):
TTATAAATTTTTATTTTTTTTAAGAATAAAAGTTATACAATTGCTCCGATATTAAAATTTATCAATATTTTAAAAGGAGTAAATATGAGCCAACTCATTGAAGGTTTTTTAGGCAAGAATATTGATGGTAAAAAAAGTAAAATGCCAGCAAAACTTGACTATATTCAAAGTGCAACAGGCTTGATTTTAGGTTTGTTTATGTGGGCACATATGTTTTTTGTTTCTACCATTTTGGTTAGCGATGATTTTTTTGATTCAGTAGTTCATTTTTTAGAGCTTAAATTTATCATTAATAGTCCTATGATGAGCTATATTACTTCTTTCTTAGCAGCCTGTGTTTTAGTTATTTTCTTTGTACATGCAGGTCTTGCAATGAGAAAATTTCCAATTAACTTCAGACAATATCAACTTTGTAGAACACATTTAAAATACATGAATCACGGTGATTCTTCTTTATGGTGGGTTCAAGCGGCAACTGGTTTTGTAATGTTTTTCTTAGGTTCTGCACATTTGATTTTTGTAATCACAAATGCAGATAAAATTAGTGCTGATATGTCAGGTGATAGAGTTATAAGCCATTTTATGTGGTTATTTTATATTGCTTTGTTAATCTGTGTTGAATTGCATGGAAGTATTGGTCTTTATAGACTTTGTGTAAAATGGGGTTGGTTTGAAGGAGAAAACGCTAAAGAAAGTCGTAAAAAACTAAAAAAAGCAAAATGGTTTATCAGTGTTTTCTTTTTAGTTTTAGGTGTATTAAGCTTAGCTGCTTTTGCAAAAATAGGCTTTAGCAATTATCAAAATAATTCTGTAGCACAAATAGTAAAAACTTATGATGGAGCTAAATATGAATATACAATATAGTGATGCTTTAGTTATTGGTGGTGGTCTTGCAGGTTTAAGAGCTGCTATTGAAGTTGCAAAAAGCGGTCAGAGTGTAACTTTATTAAGTATTTGTCCAGTTAAAAGATCTCACTCAGCTGCTGTACAAGGTGGTATGCAAGCTAGTTTAGGAAATAGTGTTAAAGGTGAAGGTGATAATGAAGATGTGCATTTTGCAGATACAGTAAAAGGGTCTGACTGGGGCTGTGATCAAGAAGTTGCAAGAATGTTTGCCCAAACTGCTCCAAAAGCTGTGCGTGAGCTTGCTGCTTGGGGTGTGCCTTGGACTAGGGTTACAAAAGGACCTAGAACTGTAGTTATCAATGCTCAAAAAACAACTATAGAAGAAAAAGAAGAAGCACATGGTCTTATAAATGCAAGAGATTTTGGTGGTACTAAAAAATGGAGAACATGTTATATTGCTGATGCAACAGGACATTGTATGTTATATGGTGTGGCAAATGAAGCGATTAAACATCAAGTTAAAATCATTGATAGAATGGAAGCAGTAAGAATTATTCATGATGGTAAAAAATGTCTAGGAGCTATTGCTAGAGATTTAACTAATGGAGAATTAATCGCTTATGTTGCTAGAGGAACTATGATTGCAACTGGTGGTTATGGTAGAATTTACAAACAAACTACAAATGCTGTTATTTGTGAAGGTACAGGAGCTGCTATTGCACTTGAAACTGGACTTTGCAGACTTTCAAATATGGAAGCAGTTCAATTTCACCCAACTCCAATCGTTCCAA
Coding sequences:
- a CDS encoding fumarate reductase cytochrome b subunit — translated: MSQLIEGFLGKNIDGKKSKMPAKLDYIQSATGLILGLFMWAHMFFVSTILVSDDFFDSVVHFLELKFIINSPMMSYITSFLAACVLVIFFVHAGLAMRKFPINFRQYQLCRTHLKYMNHGDSSLWWVQAATGFVMFFLGSAHLIFVITNADKISADMSGDRVISHFMWLFYIALLICVELHGSIGLYRLCVKWGWFEGENAKESRKKLKKAKWFISVFFLVLGVLSLAAFAKIGFSNYQNNSVAQIVKTYDGAKYEYTI